Proteins co-encoded in one Microtus ochrogaster isolate Prairie Vole_2 unplaced genomic scaffold, MicOch1.0 UNK81, whole genome shotgun sequence genomic window:
- the Cers1 gene encoding ceramide synthase 1 — MAAATTTTGLETPEPMPSYAQMLQRSWASVLAAARGCGDCGWGLALRGLAEHAHLAAPELLLAALCALGWTALRSVATARLFRPLAKRCHLQPRDAARLPESAWKLLFYLGCWSYCAYLLLGAHYPFFHDPPSVFHDWRSGMAVPWDIATAYLLQGSFYCHSIYATVYMDTWRKDSVVMLVHHVVTLLLIASSYAFRYHNVGLLVFFLHDVSDVQLEFTKLNIYFKARGGAYHRLHGLVANLGCLSFCFCWFWFRLYWFPLKVLYVTCHSSLRSVPDIPYYFFFNTLLLLLTVMNIYWFLYIVAFVAKVLTGQMRELEDLREYDTLEAQPAEPCKAEKPLRNGLVKDKLF; from the exons ATGGCGGCTGCGACAACGACCACCGGGCTTGAGACGCCAGAGCCCATGCCTAGCTACGCGCAGATGTTGCAACGAAGCTGGGCCTCGGTGCTAGCGGCTGCACGGGGCTGCGGGGACTGCGGCTGGGGACTCGCGCTTCGCGGCCTGGCGGAGCACGCGCACCTGGCCGCCCCGGAGCTGCTCCTGGCCGCGCTGTGCGCTCTGGGCTGGACCGCACTGCGCTCCGTGGCCACCGCGCGCCTCTTTCGG CCCCTGGCCAAGCGGTGTCATCTGCAGCCTCGAGATGCTGCCAGGTTACCTGAGAGCGCCTGGAAGCTTCTTTTCTACTTGGGCTGTTGGAGCTACTGTGCCTACCTGCTCCTGGGTGCCCATTATCCTTTCTTCCATGACCCACCCTCTGTCTTCCACG ACTGGAGGTCGGGCATGGCAGTGCCCTGGGACATAGCCACCGCCTACCTGCTGCAGGGGAGCTTCTACTGCCATTCCATCTACGCCACCGTGTACATGGACACCTGGCGCAAGGACTCCGTGGTCATGCTGGTGCATCATGTGGTCACCCTGCTTCTCATTGCCTCTTCCTACGCCTTCCG GTACCACAATGTAGGCCTCCTCGTGTTCTTCCTGCATGACGTTAGCGACGTGCAGCTGGAGTTCACCAAGCTCAACATCTACTTCAAAGCCAGGGGTGGTGCCTACCACCGCTTGCACGGACTGGTGGCCAACCTGGGTTGcctcagcttctgcttctgctg GTTCTGGTTCCGCCTCTACTGGTTCCCGCTTAAGGTTCTGTATGTCACCTGCCACTCCAGCCTGCGGTCGGTACCTGACATCCCATACTATTTCTTCTTCAACACACTGCTGCTGCTCCTCACGGTCATGAACATCTACTGGTTCCTG TACATCGTGGCTTTCGTAGCCAAGGTGCTAACTGGCCAGATGCGTGAACTGGAGGACTTGAGGGAATATGACACGCTGGAAGCTCAGCCTGCCGAGCCCTGCAAAGCTGA GAAGCCACTGAGGAATGGCCTGGTGAAGGACAAGCTCTTCTGA
- the Gdf1 gene encoding embryonic growth/differentiation factor 1, whose amino-acid sequence MLPVRRCPGGHLLFLLLFLLPSTPPARAPAPSGPAAAALLQALGMHEVPRGVPTPRPVPPVMWRLFRRRDPREARAGYPLRPCHVEELGVAGNIVRHIPDSGLFSRPPGPTKTLGLCPKWTVTFNLSGVEPAEHPTRARLELRLEAENEDTHGWELSVALLAKHPGPELLRIPVAPGLLVRADLLGAAVAANASMPRTLRLALALHRGATTVCARLTEASLLLVTLDARLCPPPRLRRHSEPGVGGGPGGACRTRRLHVSFREVGWHRWVIAPRGFLANFCQGVCTLPEALQAPGGPPVLNHAVLHALMHAAAPTQGAGPPCCVPARLSPISVLFFDNSDNVVLRHYEDMVVDECGCR is encoded by the exons ATGCTCCCTGTCCGCCGCTGCCCTGGTGGCCacctcctctttctgctcctgttcctgctgccctCAACGCCCCCTGCCCGAGCACCAGCACCCTCGGGCCCCGCCGCTGCCGCCCTGCTCCAGGCTCTCGGGATGCACGAAGTGCCCCGGGGCGTCCCTACGCCCCGGCCTGTGCCTCCTGTCATGTGGCGCCTGTTTCGCCGCCGCGACCCCAGGGAGGCCAGAGCTGGGTACCCTCTGCGACCGTGCCACGTGGAGGAACTGGGGGTCGCCGGAAACATCGTGCGCCACATCCCGGACAGCG GTCTATTCTCCAGACCCCCAGGACCCACCAAAACCTTGGGGCTGTGCCCCAAGTGGACTGTCACCTTCAACTTGTCGGGCGTGGAGCCTGCCGAGCACCCAACACGTGCGCGTCTGGAGTTGCGGCTGGAGGCTGAGAACGAAGATACGCACGGGTGGGAGCTAAGCGTGGCACTGTTAGCCAAGCATCCCGGGCCTGAGCTGCTGCGCATTCCTGTGGCACCCGGGCTGCTAGTACGCGCAGACCTACTGGGGGCCGCGGTAGCCGCCAATGCATCGATGCCCCGCACCCTGCGCCTGGCACTGGCGCTGCACCGTGGAGCCACCACCGTCTGCGCGCGGCTGACCGAGGCCTCGCTGCTGCTGGTGACGTTAGACGCGCGCCTGTGCCCCCCGCCGCGGTTGCGGCGCCACTCCGAGCCCGGGGTGGGAGGTGGTCCAGGGGGCGCGTGTCGCACACGACGGTTGCACGTGAGCTTCCGGGAGGTGGGCTGGCACCGCTGGGTGATTGCACCGCGTGGCTTCCTGGCCAACTTCTGCCAGGGCGTGTGTACGCTGCCTGAAGCGCTACAGGCACCCGGTGGGCCGCCCGTGCTCAACCACGCCGTGCTGCACGCGCTCATGCACGCGGCCGCCCCAACTCAGGGTGCAGGCCCGCCCTGCTGCGTGCCCGCACGCCTGTCACCCATCTCCGTGCTCTTCTTCGACAACAGCGATAATGTGGTGCTGCGACACTACGAGGACATGGTGGTGGACGAGTGTGGCTGCCGCTAA